Proteins from a genomic interval of Providencia stuartii:
- a CDS encoding GNAT family N-acetyltransferase, with the protein MNIHLRPITKENYESISLLDVFEEQEDFVASNTWSLLEAAYNPEYVTRAIYLDDDPVGFFMWVPASDTKIAIWRFMVDQKYQHKGIGRQAMKLALAEIKRASSLQEIEICYNPKNTVAKSFYSSFGFKEIGLDEESKEMLAILSI; encoded by the coding sequence ATGAATATTCATTTACGCCCAATAACAAAAGAAAATTACGAATCTATATCTTTACTCGATGTATTTGAAGAACAAGAAGACTTTGTTGCTTCAAATACATGGTCTTTGCTTGAGGCTGCCTATAATCCAGAGTATGTTACTAGGGCTATTTACCTCGATGATGATCCTGTTGGTTTTTTTATGTGGGTACCTGCCTCAGACACAAAAATAGCTATTTGGCGTTTTATGGTCGATCAAAAATATCAACACAAAGGAATAGGACGCCAAGCAATGAAACTCGCCTTGGCTGAAATCAAGCGAGCCTCATCATTGCAAGAAATCGAGATTTGCTATAATCCTAAAAATACGGTTGCCAAATCCTTTTATTCATCCTTTGGTTTTAAAGAAATAGGGTTAGATGAAGAAAGCAAAGAGATGCTTGCTATTCTTAGCATCTAG
- a CDS encoding GNAT family N-acetyltransferase: protein MEVILRKATEQDATLLYNIGMESYLYHFAKLWLHADELASYLYHEYSPHKIIDDISRPDTDWFIIENTQPIGIVKLTYHAAITNESIIGTQLNKLYFLPTATGKGNGKSIFNQIESLAKQHGDRLLWLDVLAENHSAVNFYQANGMSKFKETAFTHHSQQSIAFIMSKTL from the coding sequence ATGGAAGTTATACTAAGAAAAGCCACAGAACAAGATGCCACGCTGCTCTATAATATCGGTATGGAAAGCTACCTTTACCACTTTGCTAAGCTATGGTTACATGCCGATGAATTAGCCAGTTATCTTTATCATGAATACTCTCCGCACAAAATCATTGATGATATTAGCAGACCGGATACTGATTGGTTTATTATCGAGAATACTCAACCAATAGGCATAGTAAAACTAACGTATCATGCAGCGATCACTAATGAATCCATCATAGGCACTCAGTTAAATAAACTGTATTTTTTACCTACTGCAACTGGTAAAGGAAATGGAAAAAGCATATTTAACCAAATAGAATCACTCGCTAAACAGCATGGAGACCGTCTATTATGGTTAGATGTGCTGGCTGAAAATCATTCCGCAGTCAATTTTTATCAAGCAAACGGGATGAGTAAATTTAAAGAAACCGCATTCACTCACCACTCTCAGCAATCTATAGCATTTATCATGAGTAAAACATTATGA